A single Candidatus Pacearchaeota archaeon DNA region contains:
- the dnaJ gene encoding molecular chaperone DnaJ, translating to MSKDYYNILGVEKNASPEDIKKAYYKLAHQYHPDKKGGDEAKFKEINEAYQTLSDKDKRSQYDRFGKTFNGAQGGFNQQNVNWEDIMGGMGGDFGNIEDIFNMFSGGFSTGRRKQKDTRKGNNLEMILELDLESILRNQEKEIFITKKSTCERCGGSGAEPGTSVKECFTCRGTGRVQEIRKTFLGTISQYVICPDCHGEGVKPEKPCNVCHGEGRIKKEEKIKINIPAGVDNNQIIKVKGKGEAGKRGGEAGDLYIRISIKPHKIFERNGDDIYLKQDITFSEATLGGKIKIPTLEGEKIIVKIPNGTESGKILKISKRGIPHFSGIGRGNLYLQLNIDTPEKLTKRQKELLEELKKEGL from the coding sequence ATGTCAAAAGACTATTACAATATTTTAGGAGTAGAAAAGAATGCCTCACCTGAGGATATAAAGAAGGCTTATTACAAATTAGCTCATCAGTATCATCCTGATAAAAAAGGGGGAGATGAAGCTAAGTTCAAAGAAATTAATGAAGCCTATCAAACCTTGTCTGATAAAGACAAAAGATCTCAGTATGATCGCTTTGGAAAAACATTCAATGGCGCTCAAGGAGGCTTTAATCAGCAAAATGTTAACTGGGAAGATATCATGGGTGGCATGGGAGGTGATTTTGGCAATATTGAAGATATCTTCAATATGTTTAGTGGAGGCTTTAGTACGGGAAGAAGAAAACAAAAAGACACTAGAAAAGGTAATAATCTGGAAATGATTTTAGAGCTTGACCTAGAATCAATTCTTCGTAACCAAGAAAAAGAAATCTTTATCACTAAAAAATCTACTTGTGAAAGATGCGGGGGCAGTGGCGCTGAACCAGGAACCTCAGTAAAAGAATGTTTCACCTGTAGAGGAACAGGAAGAGTCCAAGAAATTAGAAAAACATTTTTAGGAACTATCAGTCAATATGTCATTTGCCCTGATTGTCATGGAGAAGGAGTAAAACCAGAAAAACCTTGTAATGTTTGTCATGGAGAAGGAAGGATTAAAAAAGAAGAAAAAATAAAGATAAATATACCAGCTGGTGTTGACAATAACCAGATAATTAAGGTAAAAGGAAAAGGTGAAGCTGGAAAAAGAGGAGGCGAAGCAGGAGACCTATATATCAGGATATCCATTAAGCCTCACAAGATTTTCGAAAGAAATGGAGATGATATTTACTTAAAGCAAGATATTACTTTTTCTGAAGCAACACTTGGAGGAAAAATAAAAATACCCACCCTAGAAGGAGAAAAAATAATTGTTAAAATTCCAAACGGAACTGAATCAGGAAAAATACTCAAAATTTCTAAAAGGGGTATTCCTCATTTTTCAGGTATTGGTAGAGGAAATCTGTATTTACAATTAAATATCGATACTCCAGAAAAATTAACCAAGAGACAGAAAGAATTATTAGAAGAATTGAAAAAAGAGGGACTTTAA
- the dnaK gene encoding molecular chaperone DnaK, translated as MSKILGIDLGTAITKSASIVNGEPKALENREGSILTPSIVAQTKGGERVVGILAQRQAITNPKNTISAVKRFIGRRFSDPEVQKELKLLPYETREKSDGGVEVKMGDKWYNPIEISSMILQKIKADAKDKLGEDIKNVVITCPANFDDSQRKATIAAGEIAGFNVLRVINEPTAAALAYGFGKKDAQKILVYDFGGGTFDVTILDVSPDVVEVLATGGEAHLGGNDFDQRIIDWILTEFKKEQGIDLLKDALALQRLKEAAEKAKTELSSAMETNINLPFITSDADGPKHLEYKLSRSQFDSMTNDLITRSVDRVKKTLEEIKMDKNEINEVILVGGTTLIPAARDAVKNFFGKEPNKSINPEEVVAIGAAIEAEILTAKEEGRTPEGDIKSVLLLDVLPLSLGIETLGGVSTPMIMKNTTIPTTGSQVFSTAVDNQPSVEINVLQGERSMASDNRSLGKFVLDGIPPAPRGIPQVEVKFDIDASGILTVTAIDKASNKSQSIKVEGSIGISKEDIEKMKKDAEVHAAEDQKKKESIEVKNIADNLIYQSEKTIKDAGDKVTAEAKKEVEDKISELKKVKDGDNIEDIKKKTEELSQAIQKVGAAMYQATQNQEPKKEEGPENAPEAETEKE; from the coding sequence ATGTCAAAAATTTTAGGAATAGACCTAGGTACAGCCATTACAAAATCAGCTTCGATTGTAAATGGAGAACCTAAGGCATTAGAAAATAGAGAAGGTTCGATTTTAACTCCTTCTATTGTCGCTCAGACCAAGGGAGGGGAAAGAGTGGTTGGAATTCTTGCTCAAAGACAAGCCATTACCAATCCAAAAAATACTATCTCTGCAGTAAAAAGATTTATCGGCAGAAGATTTTCTGACCCCGAAGTACAAAAAGAATTGAAACTTCTTCCATATGAAACAAGAGAAAAATCAGACGGTGGAGTTGAAGTTAAAATGGGAGACAAATGGTACAACCCAATTGAAATCTCTTCAATGATTTTACAGAAAATTAAAGCTGACGCTAAAGACAAGCTAGGAGAAGATATTAAGAATGTTGTTATCACTTGTCCGGCTAACTTTGATGATTCTCAAAGAAAAGCAACTATTGCTGCTGGAGAAATTGCTGGTTTTAATGTTTTGAGAGTAATCAATGAACCAACTGCAGCTGCTTTAGCTTACGGTTTCGGTAAAAAAGATGCTCAAAAAATATTAGTATATGATTTTGGAGGAGGTACGTTTGACGTAACTATCCTTGATGTTTCTCCCGATGTAGTTGAAGTATTAGCTACCGGTGGAGAAGCTCATTTAGGAGGAAATGATTTCGATCAAAGAATAATCGATTGGATTTTAACTGAATTTAAAAAAGAACAGGGAATTGATTTATTAAAAGATGCTTTAGCCCTACAGAGACTAAAAGAAGCGGCTGAAAAAGCCAAGACTGAATTATCTAGCGCAATGGAGACAAATATCAATCTTCCTTTTATTACTTCTGACGCTGATGGTCCTAAACACTTAGAATACAAACTATCTAGATCTCAATTCGATTCAATGACTAATGATTTAATCACTAGATCAGTTGATAGGGTTAAAAAAACCTTAGAAGAAATTAAGATGGACAAGAATGAAATCAATGAAGTTATTCTTGTCGGAGGAACAACATTGATTCCTGCTGCCAGAGATGCAGTTAAGAATTTCTTCGGCAAAGAACCGAATAAATCAATTAATCCCGAAGAAGTAGTTGCTATTGGTGCTGCAATTGAAGCAGAAATATTAACGGCTAAAGAAGAAGGCAGAACTCCCGAAGGAGATATTAAAAGCGTCTTATTGCTTGATGTCTTGCCATTATCACTAGGAATAGAAACCCTAGGAGGCGTTTCAACTCCAATGATTATGAAAAACACTACCATTCCTACTACTGGTTCACAGGTTTTTTCAACTGCAGTAGACAACCAACCTTCAGTTGAAATAAATGTCTTGCAGGGAGAAAGATCAATGGCTTCTGATAATCGCTCTCTAGGCAAGTTTGTTTTAGATGGTATTCCTCCAGCACCAAGGGGTATTCCTCAGGTGGAAGTTAAATTCGATATTGATGCTAGCGGAATTTTGACTGTAACCGCAATTGATAAAGCTTCGAATAAATCTCAATCAATTAAGGTTGAGGGCTCAATTGGAATATCCAAAGAAGATATTGAAAAAATGAAAAAGGATGCTGAAGTCCATGCTGCCGAAGACCAAAAGAAAAAAGAATCGATTGAGGTAAAAAATATCGCTGACAACTTAATCTACCAATCAGAAAAAACAATCAAAGATGCTGGAGATAAAGTTACAGCCGAAGCTAAAAAAGAAGTAGAGGACAAGATTTCTGAATTGAAAAAAGTTAAGGATGGTGATAATATAGAGGATATAAAGAAAAAAACAGAAGAACTATCCCAAGCCATTCAGAAAGTCGGTGCCGCTATGTATCAAGCGACTCAAAATCAGGAACCAAAGAAAGAAGAAGGTCCTGAGAATGCACCCGAAGCTGAAACTGAAAAAGAATAA
- a CDS encoding nucleotide exchange factor GrpE, producing the protein MKEEQTTEEPNKELEELKQKKEEYFAGWQREKADFLNYKKQEFERLKGTLCIAKESVFEDIIPVLDSFRLAEKAISEEDKSNKSVIGLLMIKKQLQDALKALGLEEIESIGKKFDPNIHEAIEEIEGEEPGMIIEELDKGYSYNGKVIRPSKVKVSK; encoded by the coding sequence ATGAAAGAAGAACAAACAACAGAAGAACCAAATAAGGAGCTGGAAGAATTGAAACAAAAAAAAGAAGAATACTTTGCCGGATGGCAAAGAGAGAAGGCTGATTTCCTTAATTACAAAAAACAAGAATTCGAAAGATTAAAAGGAACACTTTGTATTGCCAAGGAAAGCGTCTTTGAAGATATTATTCCTGTTTTAGATAGTTTTAGATTAGCCGAAAAAGCTATTTCTGAAGAGGATAAAAGCAATAAAAGCGTAATCGGATTGTTAATGATTAAAAAACAATTACAAGATGCTTTAAAAGCCTTAGGATTGGAAGAGATTGAAAGCATTGGCAAGAAGTTTGATCCTAATATTCATGAAGCCATAGAAGAGATAGAAGGGGAAGAGCCAGGAATGATAATTGAAGAATTAGACAAAGGCTATTCATATAATGGAAAAGTTATAAGGCCGTCAAAAGTCAAAGTGAGCAAATAA
- the gpmA gene encoding 2,3-diphosphoglycerate-dependent phosphoglycerate mutase, whose amino-acid sequence MNKLIIIRHGESVWNKENIFTGWIDAPLSEEGISQAKKAGQFLKEKGFSFDIAFTSVLKRAYDTLNLILEEMNLNVPIEKSWRLNERHYGGLQGMNKDEAREKFGEERVEIWRRSYDVKPPANEENKEFKYKEIKEGELPLTESLKDTEERLIPYWKETIAPQIMSGKKVIIAAHGNSIRALIKNIEELSGEEITNVEIPIGIPLVYELDDNLKPINKYYLSVQVLD is encoded by the coding sequence ATGAATAAATTAATAATCATTAGACACGGAGAAAGTGTTTGGAATAAGGAAAATATCTTTACGGGCTGGATTGACGCTCCCTTATCAGAAGAAGGAATCAGTCAAGCTAAAAAAGCTGGACAATTTCTAAAAGAGAAAGGTTTCTCTTTTGACATAGCTTTTACTTCGGTATTAAAAAGAGCTTACGATACTCTTAATTTGATTTTAGAAGAAATGAATCTTAATGTTCCCATAGAAAAATCATGGCGACTCAATGAAAGACATTACGGCGGATTGCAAGGAATGAATAAGGACGAGGCAAGAGAAAAGTTCGGCGAAGAACGAGTTGAAATATGGAGAAGAAGCTATGATGTCAAACCACCAGCCAATGAAGAGAATAAAGAATTCAAATATAAAGAAATAAAAGAAGGGGAGTTGCCGCTAACTGAAAGCTTGAAAGACACCGAAGAAAGGCTTATTCCTTATTGGAAAGAGACCATAGCTCCGCAAATAATGTCTGGTAAAAAAGTGATTATCGCTGCCCATGGAAATAGCATCAGAGCCTTAATCAAAAACATTGAAGAGCTTTCTGGAGAAGAAATAACTAATGTGGAAATACCAATAGGAATCCCTTTGGTTTACGAATTGGATGATAATCTAAAACCAATTAATAAATACTATTTGTCAGTCCAAGTTCTTGACTGA
- a CDS encoding L-threonylcarbamoyladenylate synthase codes for MTRNEVIKEIGEDIKNGKIGVIPTDTIYGIVCSAMEKKSVEKIYKIRKRNSKKPMIILISSVKDLDLFNVKIDKKITKKYWPGKVSIIVPIKKFEYLHRGKNSLAFRLPDNKELIKLLKISGPIVAPSANTEGNEPAQTIDEAKEYFKDKVDFYVDCGKLKSKPSKIISLLNNNIEIIRK; via the coding sequence ATGACAAGAAATGAAGTTATAAAAGAAATAGGAGAAGATATTAAGAATGGAAAGATTGGAGTAATTCCGACTGATACTATTTATGGAATAGTCTGTTCAGCCATGGAAAAGAAAAGCGTTGAAAAAATTTATAAAATCAGGAAGAGAAATTCTAAAAAGCCGATGATTATTCTTATTTCTTCTGTTAAAGATTTGGATTTATTCAACGTCAAAATAGATAAGAAAATCACTAAAAAATATTGGCCAGGAAAAGTAAGCATTATTGTTCCAATTAAAAAATTTGAATATCTGCATCGTGGTAAAAACAGCCTAGCTTTCAGGCTACCCGATAATAAAGAACTAATTAAGTTATTGAAAATATCCGGGCCGATAGTCGCTCCCAGCGCCAACACAGAAGGAAACGAACCGGCTCAGACAATTGACGAAGCAAAAGAATATTTTAAGGATAAAGTAGACTTCTACGTTGATTGCGGAAAGTTAAAATCTAAACCATCAAAAATAATTTCTCTATTAAATAACAATATTGAGATTATTAGGAAATAA
- a CDS encoding metallopeptidase family protein — protein sequence MEIERFEQLVNEGIKDIPQKFLDKLNNVGIVVEDDPTPEQLKKLKIRKNYVLFGLYEGIPKIKRWGYADVLPDKITIFKNPIEKSAQSEKEIKRIVKETVWHEIAHHFGMNEKEVREAELRKKSK from the coding sequence ATGGAAATTGAAAGATTTGAACAATTAGTAAATGAAGGAATAAAAGATATTCCTCAAAAATTCTTAGACAAGCTTAACAATGTCGGAATTGTTGTTGAAGATGATCCGACTCCAGAACAATTAAAAAAATTAAAGATTAGGAAAAATTATGTCCTCTTCGGATTATATGAAGGAATTCCTAAGATTAAAAGATGGGGATATGCAGATGTCTTACCAGACAAGATTACTATCTTTAAAAATCCGATTGAAAAATCTGCCCAATCAGAAAAAGAAATAAAAAGGATAGTCAAAGAAACTGTTTGGCACGAGATTGCTCATCACTTCGGAATGAATGAAAAAGAAGTAAGAGAAGCTGAATTAAGGAAAAAATCAAAATGA
- a CDS encoding MliC family protein, giving the protein MNKNPILILLIVIIIAGAGIWYIYDKVNKNPSPSPIAQVTYICNDNKTIYAAFYKGEVKIVKPGEMPIPSGSVKIVLSDGRNLDLTQTISADGSRYANSDESLVFWSKGNGALVLENNVEKNYIGCIVIAKDPGGLPNTYSDSTTGFSIRYPVDYLMNASYKYQALGPGKDINGVKFTIPSTLAPNTNLSSFDTGVSVEIIPATQDCNASLFLDDSTDLQTVTDNGRDYSFASTNGAAAGNRYEEKVWAIPGTNPCIAIRYFIHSTTVANYPEGTVSEFNYNSLVGQFDKIRQSLITL; this is encoded by the coding sequence ATGAATAAAAATCCTATACTCATTCTTCTTATAGTAATTATTATTGCAGGAGCGGGAATATGGTATATCTATGATAAGGTAAATAAAAATCCTTCACCATCTCCCATAGCTCAAGTTACATATATTTGCAATGACAATAAAACAATATATGCTGCCTTCTATAAAGGAGAGGTTAAAATAGTAAAACCAGGCGAAATGCCAATTCCTTCAGGAAGTGTAAAGATTGTTTTAAGTGATGGAAGAAACCTTGATTTAACTCAGACTATTTCTGCTGATGGATCACGTTATGCCAATAGTGATGAATCATTAGTTTTTTGGAGTAAAGGCAATGGAGCTCTTGTATTAGAAAATAACGTTGAAAAAAATTATATAGGATGTATTGTTATCGCTAAAGATCCTGGAGGATTACCTAATACTTACTCAGACAGTACAACGGGTTTTTCAATCCGCTATCCAGTTGATTATTTAATGAATGCTTCTTATAAATATCAGGCGCTTGGTCCAGGTAAAGATATTAACGGTGTAAAATTTACTATTCCGTCTACTCTTGCTCCCAATACTAATTTATCAAGTTTTGATACTGGTGTTTCAGTAGAAATCATTCCCGCAACTCAAGACTGTAATGCTAGTCTTTTCTTAGACGATAGTACCGACCTTCAGACTGTAACCGATAATGGTCGTGATTATTCTTTCGCATCAACAAATGGAGCTGCTGCTGGTAATCGTTATGAAGAAAAAGTTTGGGCGATTCCAGGAACTAATCCCTGTATTGCCATACGTTATTTCATACACTCGACTACTGTTGCAAATTATCCTGAAGGTACTGTCTCAGAATTTAATTATAATAGTCTCGTAGGCCAATTCGACAAAATTCGTCAATCTCTAATCACACTGTAA
- a CDS encoding deaminase, with protein MNNWQELLKIAYEKAQKSTNISTQNAAVLIDNNQNIILSEVNSFPNGVNETKERQADKVVRFKYSVHAERNVIYSAAKKGIKTEGLIMVCPWATCSECAQAIIQAGIKKIVVHKQALDRNGHWQDDIDFAFNMLREAGVEIVIFDGKIEVGKILRSGEYWEP; from the coding sequence ATGAATAATTGGCAAGAATTACTTAAAATAGCATACGAAAAAGCTCAAAAAAGCACAAATATATCCACGCAAAACGCGGCTGTTTTAATTGATAACAATCAAAACATCATCCTTTCTGAAGTAAACAGTTTTCCTAATGGAGTAAATGAAACCAAAGAAAGACAAGCTGATAAGGTTGTGAGATTTAAATATAGTGTTCACGCAGAAAGAAATGTTATTTATTCTGCAGCAAAAAAAGGAATTAAAACAGAAGGACTAATTATGGTTTGCCCTTGGGCAACTTGTAGCGAATGTGCACAAGCCATAATCCAAGCAGGAATTAAAAAAATAGTAGTACATAAACAAGCTTTAGATAGAAATGGACACTGGCAGGATGATATAGATTTCGCTTTTAATATGCTTCGCGAAGCTGGAGTAGAAATTGTCATCTTTGACGGCAAGATAGAAGTAGGTAAAATTTTAAGAAGTGGAGAATACTGGGAACCATAA
- a CDS encoding NUDIX domain-containing protein, whose amino-acid sequence MVENKRKISSLAPYKVKNGLVFIFLQKRDKNASRHPGFFGFFGGGADNNETPTDTLLREIKEELDFIPESFNHFGRYDLPEIIMDLFITKVGSDFEENIKILEGEYGKWFSEEDFEKERQFITGDLRILEELYEKISKYE is encoded by the coding sequence ATGGTAGAAAATAAAAGAAAAATATCGTCACTTGCTCCGTATAAAGTCAAAAATGGCTTAGTTTTTATTTTTCTTCAAAAAAGGGATAAAAATGCCAGCAGACATCCTGGTTTTTTTGGATTTTTTGGCGGAGGAGCAGATAACAATGAAACACCAACAGATACACTACTAAGAGAAATAAAAGAAGAACTTGATTTTATTCCTGAAAGCTTTAATCATTTCGGTAGATATGATTTACCTGAAATAATTATGGACCTATTTATAACAAAAGTAGGAAGTGATTTTGAAGAAAACATAAAAATATTGGAAGGAGAATATGGAAAATGGTTTAGCGAAGAAGATTTTGAAAAAGAAAGGCAATTTATTACTGGTGACTTAAGAATCTTAGAAGAGTTATATGAAAAAATTTCAAAATATGAATAA
- the dnaX gene encoding DNA polymerase III subunit gamma/tau, which yields MSNLVLYRKYRPQTFKEFIGQKHVVTTITNEIVSGMISHAYMFSGHRGTGKTTLARLFAKAINCQNLKGSEPCNKCPSCLEINGGKAVDIIEIDAASNRGIDEIRSIREGIKFAPNFLKYKVLILDEAHQLSKDAANALLKILEEPPSYAVFILATTEAHKMIPTIASRCQRFDFYKLSFDEVVEKLSFICKKEGIDIEKEALGLIASASEGSMRDAEGTLNQVLNFLPNTKIKAEDVQMLLGLVDINLVVELTDYLIKKDKAGALKFLNDNIEKGIDIPEFTKTLIDYLRKLLILKIDSNLINSVMPGETKEVGERAKKQAEGLAEENLKKTLNLLLDADNKSKYASIQQLPLELALIESIGIE from the coding sequence ATGTCAAACTTAGTCCTATATCGTAAATACAGACCACAAACGTTTAAAGAATTCATCGGTCAGAAACATGTGGTTACAACTATAACCAATGAAATAGTTTCAGGCATGATTTCTCACGCCTATATGTTTTCTGGGCACAGAGGAACAGGAAAGACTACATTGGCTAGATTATTTGCCAAAGCAATTAATTGTCAAAACTTAAAAGGATCTGAGCCATGCAATAAATGTCCTTCTTGTTTAGAGATTAATGGAGGCAAAGCAGTTGATATTATTGAAATCGATGCTGCTTCAAATAGGGGAATTGATGAAATTAGAAGTATTAGAGAAGGAATTAAATTTGCTCCTAACTTTTTAAAATACAAAGTTTTGATATTAGATGAAGCTCACCAATTATCAAAAGATGCTGCCAATGCACTTTTGAAAATATTAGAAGAACCACCTTCATATGCAGTTTTCATCTTAGCAACTACCGAAGCGCACAAAATGATTCCGACTATCGCTTCTAGGTGCCAGAGATTTGATTTCTACAAACTTTCTTTTGATGAAGTTGTAGAAAAACTTTCTTTCATTTGTAAAAAAGAAGGAATAGACATCGAGAAAGAAGCTTTAGGATTAATTGCTTCCGCTTCCGAAGGTTCAATGCGTGATGCCGAAGGAACACTGAATCAAGTTTTAAATTTCTTGCCAAACACTAAAATTAAAGCAGAGGATGTTCAAATGCTTTTAGGATTAGTAGATATTAATTTAGTAGTTGAATTAACTGATTATTTAATCAAAAAAGATAAAGCAGGGGCTTTAAAGTTTTTAAATGATAATATTGAGAAAGGAATAGATATTCCTGAATTTACTAAAACCCTTATTGACTATTTACGAAAATTGCTTATCCTAAAGATTGATTCAAATTTAATCAATTCAGTGATGCCTGGAGAAACCAAAGAAGTGGGGGAAAGAGCTAAAAAACAAGCCGAAGGGTTAGCAGAAGAAAATCTAAAAAAAACCCTTAATCTACTTTTAGACGCTGATAATAAAAGTAAGTATGCTTCGATACAGCAGTTACCGTTAGAATTGGCTCTAATTGAATCGATTGGAATTGAATAG
- a CDS encoding cysteine synthase family protein, giving the protein MKTILDYIGNTPLVKIENNIFAKLEGFNPGGSIKDRIALNMINEAEKSGYIKPGDTLIEPTSGNTGVGLAMVAAMKGYKVKVIMPESTSKEKIKMIKIFGGEAILMENLRYRKFAINDVKDMAKKGERLIFLNQYENLANPESHYYGTAEEILKQMEDKQIDYFIAGMGTGGTITGIGKKLKEKYPNIKIIGVQPVQNQTIEGLRSLKDGFVPTIIDFDLINEIYDLEAEKALETKDDLAQKGILVGPSSGAAMYICREIQKEHPESVIVTVFPDRGERYL; this is encoded by the coding sequence ATGAAAACAATTTTAGACTATATCGGCAATACGCCGTTAGTAAAAATAGAAAATAATATATTCGCGAAGTTGGAAGGATTTAATCCTGGAGGTTCGATTAAAGACAGGATTGCCCTAAACATGATTAATGAGGCTGAAAAGTCAGGATATATAAAACCGGGAGATACCTTGATTGAACCAACCAGTGGTAATACTGGAGTTGGCTTAGCCATGGTCGCTGCGATGAAGGGATATAAAGTTAAAGTGATTATGCCCGAAAGCACTAGTAAAGAAAAAATAAAGATGATAAAGATATTCGGTGGAGAAGCAATATTGATGGAAAATTTAAGATATAGAAAGTTTGCGATTAATGATGTTAAAGACATGGCTAAAAAAGGAGAAAGATTAATATTTCTAAATCAATATGAAAATTTAGCTAATCCAGAATCACACTATTATGGAACAGCCGAAGAAATATTAAAACAGATGGAAGATAAACAAATAGATTACTTTATTGCAGGAATGGGTACTGGAGGAACAATTACAGGAATTGGAAAAAAACTAAAAGAAAAATATCCAAATATTAAAATTATCGGAGTCCAACCAGTTCAAAACCAAACAATCGAAGGATTAAGATCTCTTAAGGATGGATTTGTTCCGACAATTATCGATTTTGATTTAATTAATGAGATTTACGATCTCGAAGCTGAAAAAGCTTTAGAGACAAAAGATGATCTTGCTCAAAAAGGAATTCTAGTTGGGCCTAGTTCAGGGGCAGCTATGTATATTTGTCGTGAAATACAGAAAGAACATCCTGAATCAGTCATTGTTACTGTCTTTCCTGACCGCGGAGAGAGGTATCTTTAA
- the cysS gene encoding cysteine--tRNA ligase, translating into MKLYNTLTKKKEEFKPIKDKEVGIYTCGPTVYWFAHIGNMRTYLFEDFLKRVLMYNGYKVKHVMNLTDVGHLTSDSDSGEDKLEKGAKKERKTVWEIAQFYSDFFKNDLKSLNVVDPTIWVKATDTIQEQIDLIKKMEKKGFTYIISDGVYFDTSKLEKYGRLWGENERKEMKGRIEEVKEKRNKADFALWKFSPKNEKRQMEWESPWGVGFPGWHTECVIMSVNNLGIPFDIHCGGIDHVFIHHTNEIAQAEAVYNKPMANYWMHGEFLNLKDGKMSKSSGNIVTLSTLKEKGISPLAYRYLCLNTHYRSKLVFSDESLDFAETSLNKLYEKTVELSRSDKTKHSKKYEEYQKKFLEFINDDLNIPSALALTWDMIKDNNITNSEKYDLLIDFDNVFGLKLSSVKSEDLSESKYIIKIEKDGIPVWTSDISIVPEDIMKLVEARDEARKNKKWDKADEARKEIDKKGWQVEDSGEKTVIKKK; encoded by the coding sequence ATGAAATTATACAATACTCTAACTAAAAAGAAAGAGGAATTTAAGCCAATTAAAGATAAAGAAGTTGGAATATATACCTGTGGACCGACTGTCTATTGGTTTGCTCACATTGGAAATATGAGAACCTATCTCTTTGAAGATTTTTTAAAGAGAGTTTTAATGTATAACGGATACAAGGTTAAACATGTAATGAATTTAACTGATGTCGGACACTTAACTTCTGATTCTGATTCCGGAGAAGATAAGCTAGAAAAAGGCGCTAAAAAAGAAAGAAAAACTGTTTGGGAGATTGCTCAATTCTACTCAGACTTTTTTAAAAACGATTTAAAGTCTTTAAATGTTGTTGACCCAACTATTTGGGTAAAAGCTACCGATACTATTCAGGAACAAATAGATTTGATTAAAAAAATGGAAAAGAAAGGTTTTACCTACATTATCAGTGATGGAGTATATTTTGATACTTCAAAACTAGAAAAGTATGGAAGGCTTTGGGGAGAAAATGAAAGAAAAGAAATGAAAGGAAGAATTGAAGAAGTAAAAGAGAAAAGAAATAAAGCTGATTTTGCTCTGTGGAAGTTCAGTCCTAAGAATGAAAAGAGACAAATGGAGTGGGAATCTCCTTGGGGGGTTGGTTTCCCTGGCTGGCATACTGAATGCGTGATTATGAGTGTAAATAATTTAGGAATACCTTTTGATATCCATTGTGGAGGAATTGATCATGTCTTCATTCACCATACCAATGAAATTGCTCAAGCTGAAGCAGTATACAATAAGCCAATGGCTAATTATTGGATGCATGGAGAATTCCTTAATCTAAAAGACGGAAAGATGTCTAAGTCTTCTGGTAACATTGTTACCCTTAGTACATTAAAAGAAAAAGGAATTAGTCCCCTTGCCTATCGCTACCTTTGTTTAAATACTCACTACAGAAGCAAACTTGTTTTTAGTGATGAAAGTCTCGATTTCGCTGAAACAAGTTTAAACAAGCTTTACGAAAAAACAGTTGAATTATCAAGAAGTGATAAAACAAAACATTCAAAGAAGTATGAAGAATATCAGAAAAAATTCCTTGAGTTTATTAATGACGACTTAAACATCCCTTCTGCCTTAGCCTTAACTTGGGACATGATAAAAGATAATAATATTACGAATTCAGAAAAATACGATTTATTAATCGATTTCGATAATGTTTTTGGATTAAAATTATCCTCAGTTAAATCAGAAGATCTTTCTGAATCAAAATACATTATAAAGATAGAAAAAGATGGTATTCCTGTTTGGACTAGCGATATTAGTATTGTTCCTGAGGACATAATGAAACTTGTCGAAGCAAGAGATGAGGCTAGGAAAAATAAAAAATGGGACAAAGCTGACGAGGCAAGAAAAGAAATAGACAAAAAAGGATGGCAAGTCGAAGATTCGGGAGAGAAAACAGTAATCAAAAAGAAATAA